A genomic segment from Streptosporangium roseum DSM 43021 encodes:
- a CDS encoding site-specific tyrosine recombinase XerD, whose product MSETEAVLSSYLAHLALERGLAANTLASYRRDLLRYVEHLKSRGRVTFGEIAEGDVTAFLAALRAGDEEHQALVASSAARAVSAVRGLHRFALREGVSDHDPAHGVRPPRQLRRLPKAISVNDVERLIAASGPEGAPLTMRNRALLELLYGTGARISEAVGLAVDDVDLGSDTQQVRLRGKGGRTRLVPLGRFAREALGAYLARARPGIAAHGRGTSGLFLNARGGRLTRQGAWEVLQAAAERGGLAGISPHILRHSFATHLLDGGVDVRVVQELLGHASVTTTQVYTLVTVDKLREAYAAAHPRARH is encoded by the coding sequence CTGAGCGAGACGGAGGCCGTCCTCTCCAGCTACCTCGCCCATCTGGCGCTGGAGCGGGGCCTGGCTGCCAACACACTGGCCTCCTACCGCCGTGACCTCCTGCGGTATGTGGAGCATCTGAAGAGCCGTGGACGCGTCACCTTCGGAGAGATCGCCGAGGGTGACGTCACGGCCTTCCTGGCCGCGCTCAGAGCGGGCGACGAGGAGCACCAGGCCCTCGTCGCCAGCTCGGCGGCGCGCGCCGTCTCCGCGGTGCGCGGCCTGCACCGCTTCGCGCTGCGGGAGGGTGTCTCCGACCACGACCCGGCCCACGGGGTACGGCCGCCGAGGCAGCTCAGGCGGCTGCCCAAGGCGATCAGCGTGAACGACGTGGAGCGGCTCATCGCCGCCTCCGGCCCCGAGGGCGCACCGCTGACGATGCGCAACCGGGCGCTGCTGGAGTTGCTGTACGGCACGGGCGCGCGCATCTCCGAGGCCGTGGGCCTCGCGGTGGACGACGTCGACCTGGGTTCCGACACCCAGCAGGTGCGGCTGCGCGGCAAGGGCGGGCGCACCCGCCTGGTGCCCCTGGGCCGTTTCGCCAGGGAGGCGCTGGGCGCCTACCTCGCCCGGGCGCGTCCGGGCATCGCCGCCCACGGAAGGGGCACCTCGGGGCTGTTCCTCAACGCCAGGGGCGGCCGGCTCACCCGCCAGGGCGCGTGGGAGGTCCTCCAGGCGGCCGCCGAGCGCGGGGGGCTGGCGGGAATCTCCCCCCATATCTTGCGACATTCGTTCGCAACGCACCTCCTAGACGGGGGTGTGGACGTTAGGGTGGTTCAGGAATTACTCGGCCACGCCTCGGTGACCACCACGCAGGTGTACACCCTGGTCACGGTCGACAAGCTCCGCGAGGCCTATGCCGCGGCGCACCCGCGCGCGCGGCATTGA
- a CDS encoding ParA family protein, with protein MTVTTDGSVRGTTPGNPENPWGDTKTAGTPHTGGVLGPTGRPRPVFPDPPPRTVHGPARVVAMVNQKGGVGKTTTTINLGAALAEAGLKVLLVDFDPQGALSVGLGINPHQLDLTVYNLLMERQITARDVLMETGVEGMDLLPSNIDLSAAEVQLVTEVAREQVLGRVIKPLLPEYDVCLIDCQPSLGLLTINALACAHGVMVPLECEFFALRGVALLMDTIIKVQQRINEDLVIEGLLATMYDARTLHGREVLARVVEAFDDKVYHTVINRTVRFPDATVAGEPITSFDSSSLGASAYRELAREVLTRWAALEQ; from the coding sequence GTGACTGTGACCACCGACGGTTCTGTCCGGGGAACGACCCCCGGAAACCCCGAGAATCCCTGGGGGGACACCAAGACCGCCGGGACCCCTCACACTGGGGGAGTCCTCGGCCCGACCGGGCGACCCCGTCCGGTCTTTCCCGACCCGCCCCCCCGTACGGTGCACGGGCCGGCGCGGGTCGTGGCCATGGTCAACCAGAAGGGCGGCGTCGGCAAGACGACCACCACCATCAACCTGGGCGCGGCGCTGGCCGAGGCCGGGCTCAAGGTGCTGCTGGTCGACTTCGACCCGCAGGGCGCCCTCTCCGTCGGCCTCGGGATCAACCCCCACCAGCTCGACCTGACGGTCTACAACCTCCTGATGGAGCGGCAGATCACCGCCAGGGACGTGCTGATGGAGACCGGTGTCGAGGGCATGGACCTGTTGCCCAGCAACATCGACCTGTCCGCGGCCGAAGTCCAGCTCGTCACGGAGGTCGCCCGCGAGCAGGTGCTCGGCCGGGTGATCAAGCCCCTCCTGCCCGAGTACGACGTGTGCCTGATCGACTGCCAGCCCTCCCTGGGCCTGCTCACGATCAACGCGCTGGCCTGCGCGCACGGCGTCATGGTGCCGCTGGAGTGCGAGTTCTTCGCGCTGCGCGGGGTCGCGCTGCTCATGGACACCATCATCAAGGTCCAGCAGCGCATCAACGAGGACCTGGTCATCGAGGGCCTGCTCGCCACCATGTACGACGCGCGGACCCTGCACGGCCGCGAGGTGCTGGCCCGGGTGGTCGAGGCGTTCGACGACAAGGTCTACCACACGGTGATCAACCGGACGGTCCGCTTCCCCGACGCCACCGTGGCCGGTGAGCCCATCACCAGCTTCGACTCCTCCTCGCTCGGCGCCAGCGCCTACCGCGAGCTGGCCCGCGAAGTCCTCACCAGATGGGCCGCGCTGGAGCAGTGA
- a CDS encoding segregation and condensation protein A produces the protein MTEQPKTADGTLGVQAPDDTFRVHLEVFEGPFDLLLGLISKHKLDITEVSLSQVTDEFISYIRARGPEWDLEQTSHFLLVAATLLDLKAARLLPSGEVDDEEDLALLEARDLLFARLLQYRAYKEVVKVFSGRMAEEALRFPRTVPMEAQFANLLPELILGIGPDRLAQLAQRAFAPKVPPSVSVAHIYQPLANVRDQAVILVERLRRVRRATFRALTSDCAGTFEVVARFLAVLELYREAAVSFDQVEPLGELHVTWTGSDDGDVAVADDYDESIKREPAHD, from the coding sequence ATGACCGAGCAGCCGAAGACGGCCGACGGCACCCTGGGGGTGCAGGCGCCCGACGACACCTTCAGGGTGCACCTGGAGGTCTTCGAGGGCCCCTTCGACCTGCTGCTCGGTCTGATCTCCAAGCACAAGCTCGACATCACCGAGGTCTCGCTCAGCCAGGTCACCGACGAGTTCATCTCCTACATCCGGGCCCGGGGCCCGGAATGGGACCTGGAGCAGACGAGCCACTTCCTGCTCGTCGCGGCGACCCTGCTCGACCTCAAGGCGGCCAGGCTGCTGCCCTCGGGCGAGGTCGACGACGAGGAGGACCTCGCCCTCCTGGAGGCGCGCGACCTGCTGTTCGCCCGCCTCCTGCAGTACCGGGCCTACAAGGAGGTCGTGAAGGTCTTCTCCGGCCGGATGGCCGAAGAGGCCCTGCGCTTCCCCCGGACCGTGCCGATGGAGGCCCAGTTCGCCAACCTCCTGCCCGAGCTGATCCTCGGCATCGGCCCCGACCGCCTCGCCCAGCTCGCCCAGCGGGCCTTCGCGCCCAAGGTCCCTCCGTCGGTCTCCGTCGCCCACATCTACCAACCACTCGCCAATGTGCGGGATCAGGCGGTTATCCTTGTCGAGCGGCTGCGGCGGGTGCGCCGGGCGACCTTCCGGGCCCTCACCTCCGACTGCGCCGGCACCTTCGAGGTCGTCGCGCGTTTCCTGGCCGTCCTGGAGCTCTACCGGGAGGCGGCCGTCTCCTTCGACCAGGTGGAGCCCCTCGGGGAACTGCACGTGACCTGGACCGGCAGCGACGACGGAGACGTCGCCGTGGCGGACGACTACGACGAGAGCATCAAGAGAGAGCCCGCCCATGACTGA
- the scpB gene encoding SMC-Scp complex subunit ScpB, producing the protein MTDVVPEPDLYAGLEAILLVVDEPVAEMTLAQILERPTDEVAAALRKLSAEYTEAGRGFDLREVAGGWRFYTRAECAALVERFVRDGQQTRLTQAALETLAVVAYRQPVSRARVAAIRGVNSDGVMRTLVTRGLVEEAGTEPESQALLYRTSSYFLERMGLRDLDELPELAPFLPDDVETLEEHK; encoded by the coding sequence ATGACTGACGTGGTGCCCGAGCCGGACCTGTACGCCGGGTTGGAGGCCATCCTGCTCGTGGTCGACGAGCCGGTCGCCGAGATGACCCTCGCTCAGATCCTGGAACGGCCCACCGACGAGGTCGCCGCCGCACTCCGTAAGCTGTCGGCGGAATACACGGAGGCCGGCCGGGGTTTCGACCTTAGAGAGGTCGCGGGCGGCTGGCGGTTCTACACGCGGGCCGAGTGCGCGGCCCTCGTGGAGCGGTTCGTCCGCGACGGCCAGCAGACGCGGCTCACCCAGGCCGCGCTGGAGACCCTGGCCGTGGTCGCCTACCGGCAACCGGTCAGCCGGGCCCGGGTGGCGGCCATCCGAGGCGTCAACAGCGACGGTGTCATGCGCACGCTGGTGACGCGGGGGCTGGTCGAGGAGGCCGGCACCGAACCGGAGAGCCAAGCCTTGCTCTACCGGACAAGTTCGTATTTTCTCGAGCGGATGGGCCTGAGGGATCTCGACGAGCTCCCCGAGCTGGCACCGTTCCTGCCCGATGACGTGGAAACCCTAGAGGAGCACAAGTAG
- a CDS encoding pseudouridine synthase translates to MNSRRSTPSGDGRGRGRSGAPRGGSPRGGDNSRGGSRSGGSRGGSQGGFRSDAPRRDDRGGFRAERDGSRSRFGRPAEGGPRSDAPRRDDRGGSQGGFRSDAPRRDDRGGFRSDGPRRDDRGGSQGGFRSDAPRRDDRGGFRSDGPRRDDRGGSQGGFRSDAPRRDDRGSQGGFRSDGPRRDDRGGSRGGSQGRFRSDAPRRDDRGSQGGFRSDGPRRDDRGGFRAERDGSRSRFGRPAEGGPRSDAPRRDDRGGSQGGFRSDAPRRDDRGGFRSDGPRRDDRGGSRGRFGADRGRGEAPGAGSRSRFGRAGRGDEVQTIGGKRADSYGERRTVADRGPAKAERRPGAIDNDRFKTARQPKRDSDFYDRDYVDERDTTEVPDGVRLQKVLAQAGVASRRACEDMIGDGRVTVDGQVVRRFGARVDPAKQVIHVDGKRLPTMPDLVYLAINKPIGVVSTMSDPDGRPSLADFVADRTERLFHVGRLDTETEGLILLTNDGELANRLTHPSYGVQKKYWAKVPGRIERDLGRRLKKGIELEDGIAKADSFTLVQEHGQQALVEVVLHEGRKHIVRRMLEEVGHPVIDLARIEFGPVKLGRLKPGTVRALTVKEVGELYAAVGL, encoded by the coding sequence GTGAACAGCAGGCGTAGTACCCCGTCCGGTGATGGACGCGGTCGAGGCCGTAGCGGAGCCCCGCGCGGTGGCAGCCCCCGTGGGGGCGACAACTCCCGAGGCGGCTCCCGGTCCGGCGGATCCCGTGGTGGATCGCAGGGCGGGTTCCGCTCCGACGCCCCGCGCCGTGACGACCGCGGCGGGTTCCGCGCCGAGCGCGACGGTTCCCGCAGCCGGTTCGGCAGGCCCGCCGAGGGCGGTCCCCGCTCCGACGCCCCGCGCCGTGACGACCGTGGTGGTTCGCAGGGCGGGTTCCGCTCCGACGCTCCGCGCCGTGATGACCGTGGCGGGTTCCGTTCCGACGGCCCGCGCCGTGACGACCGCGGCGGTTCGCAGGGCGGCTTCCGCTCTGACGCTCCGCGCCGTGATGACCGTGGCGGGTTCCGTTCCGACGGCCCGCGCCGTGACGACCGCGGCGGTTCGCAGGGCGGCTTCCGTTCTGACGCTCCGCGCCGTGACGACCGTGGTTCGCAGGGCGGCTTCCGCTCCGACGGTCCCCGCCGTGATGACCGCGGTGGTTCGCGTGGTGGTTCGCAGGGCAGGTTCCGTTCTGACGCTCCGCGCCGTGACGACCGTGGTTCGCAGGGCGGGTTCCGCTCCGACGGTCCCCGCCGTGACGACCGCGGCGGGTTCCGCGCCGAGCGCGACGGTTCCCGCAGCCGGTTCGGCAGGCCCGCCGAGGGCGGTCCCCGCTCCGACGCCCCGCGCCGTGACGACCGTGGTGGTTCGCAGGGCGGGTTCCGCTCTGACGCTCCGCGCCGTGACGACCGTGGCGGGTTCCGTTCCGACGGCCCGCGCCGTGACGACCGCGGCGGTTCGCGTGGCAGGTTCGGTGCCGACCGTGGCCGCGGGGAGGCGCCCGGCGCCGGTTCCCGCAGCCGGTTCGGCAGGGCCGGCCGAGGGGACGAGGTCCAGACGATCGGTGGCAAGCGCGCCGACTCCTACGGCGAGCGCCGTACCGTCGCCGACCGCGGCCCCGCGAAGGCCGAGCGCAGGCCCGGAGCGATCGACAACGACCGGTTCAAGACCGCCCGCCAGCCCAAGCGCGACTCGGACTTCTACGACCGCGACTACGTCGACGAGCGCGACACCACCGAGGTCCCGGACGGCGTCCGGCTGCAGAAGGTCCTCGCCCAGGCGGGCGTGGCCAGCCGCCGGGCCTGCGAGGACATGATCGGCGACGGCCGGGTGACGGTCGACGGCCAGGTGGTCCGCCGCTTCGGTGCCCGGGTCGACCCGGCCAAGCAGGTCATCCACGTGGACGGCAAGCGCCTGCCGACGATGCCCGACCTGGTCTACCTCGCCATCAACAAGCCGATCGGCGTCGTCAGCACCATGTCCGACCCCGACGGCCGCCCCTCGCTGGCCGACTTCGTGGCCGACCGCACCGAGCGGCTGTTCCACGTGGGCCGCCTGGACACCGAGACCGAAGGCCTCATCCTGCTCACCAACGACGGCGAGCTGGCCAACCGGCTCACCCACCCGAGCTACGGCGTGCAGAAGAAGTACTGGGCGAAGGTCCCCGGCAGGATCGAGCGTGACCTGGGCCGCCGCCTGAAGAAGGGCATCGAGCTGGAGGACGGCATCGCCAAGGCCGACTCCTTCACCCTGGTGCAGGAGCATGGGCAGCAGGCCCTGGTGGAGGTCGTCCTGCACGAGGGCCGCAAGCACATCGTCCGCCGCATGCTGGAGGAGGTCGGGCACCCGGTCATCGACCTGGCCCGCATCGAGTTCGGCCCGGTGAAGCTCGGCCGTCTCAAGCCGGGCACGGTGCGCGCGCTGACCGTCAAGGAAGTCGGCGAGCTCTACGCCGCCGTCGGCCTGTAA
- the aroH gene encoding chorismate mutase, whose protein sequence is MVRAIRGAIQVDGNDREAILSGVTELVTEVMGRNRLTTDDVISVIFTATPDLTAEFPALAARKLGFHDVPLICASEIDVPGALPHVVRLMAHVETDRPRQDIQHVYLRGAVALRVDIAQ, encoded by the coding sequence ATGGTGCGGGCGATCCGGGGCGCGATCCAGGTCGATGGCAACGACCGGGAGGCCATCCTGTCCGGGGTGACCGAGCTTGTCACCGAGGTGATGGGGCGCAACAGGCTCACCACCGACGACGTGATCAGCGTGATCTTCACGGCCACGCCCGACCTGACCGCGGAGTTCCCCGCCCTGGCCGCGCGCAAGCTCGGCTTCCACGACGTCCCGCTGATCTGCGCGTCCGAGATCGACGTCCCGGGCGCGCTGCCCCATGTCGTCCGGCTGATGGCCCACGTGGAGACCGACCGGCCCCGCCAGGACATCCAGCACGTCTACCTGCGCGGCGCGGTGGCCCTGCGCGTGGACATCGCCCAGTGA
- a CDS encoding prephenate dehydrogenase has translation MRHHIREVRGARVSGLESVLVVGTGLIGTSVALALREQGVTVYLADRDAGAVRLARELGAGTEWNAGRTVDLAVIAVPPQGVAAQLADLQRAGAARFYTDVASVKALPLRQAADLGCDLNTYVAGHPLAGRERSGPAAARADLFLGRPWALCPTEETSPDAVEVLLGLIKLCGGEAVRVEAAEHDRAVAIVSHAPHVTASAVAARLADAPATALGLAGQGVRDVTRIAAGDPGLWTGILSGNALPVADVLEAVAADLAAAAASLRASADPEAMGQVTELLHRGVAGTGRIPGKHGGPARTYATVQVIIGDRPGELAKLFLVAEAAGVNIEDVRLEHAPGLPLGAADLSVQPEAVAVLSEALRAHGWHLP, from the coding sequence ATGCGGCACCACATCCGAGAAGTCCGGGGAGCACGCGTGAGCGGTCTCGAGAGCGTCCTCGTCGTCGGCACGGGCCTGATCGGCACCTCGGTCGCCCTGGCCCTGCGGGAGCAGGGCGTCACCGTCTACCTGGCCGACCGCGACGCGGGAGCCGTACGGCTGGCGCGGGAACTGGGCGCGGGCACCGAGTGGAATGCCGGGCGGACCGTGGACCTCGCGGTCATCGCGGTCCCCCCGCAGGGGGTCGCCGCGCAGCTCGCCGACCTCCAGCGGGCCGGGGCCGCCCGGTTCTACACCGACGTGGCCAGCGTCAAGGCGCTGCCGCTCCGGCAGGCCGCGGACCTCGGCTGTGATCTGAACACCTACGTCGCCGGGCACCCGCTGGCGGGCCGGGAGCGCTCGGGGCCCGCCGCGGCCCGGGCCGACCTGTTCCTGGGCCGCCCGTGGGCGCTGTGCCCGACGGAGGAGACCTCGCCCGACGCGGTGGAGGTCCTGCTCGGGCTGATCAAGCTCTGCGGCGGCGAGGCCGTCCGGGTCGAGGCCGCCGAGCACGACAGGGCCGTCGCGATCGTCTCGCACGCCCCGCACGTGACCGCCTCCGCGGTGGCCGCCCGGCTCGCCGACGCGCCGGCGACCGCGCTCGGCCTGGCCGGGCAGGGTGTCCGCGACGTCACGCGCATCGCGGCGGGCGACCCGGGCCTGTGGACCGGGATCCTGTCGGGCAACGCGCTGCCGGTGGCCGACGTGCTGGAGGCGGTGGCCGCGGACCTGGCGGCCGCGGCCGCCTCGCTGCGGGCCTCCGCGGATCCGGAGGCCATGGGCCAGGTCACCGAACTGCTGCACCGCGGCGTCGCGGGCACGGGCCGGATCCCCGGCAAGCACGGAGGCCCGGCGCGCACCTATGCGACCGTCCAGGTCATCATCGGCGACCGTCCGGGCGAGCTGGCCAAGCTGTTCCTGGTGGCCGAGGCGGCGGGCGTCAACATCGAGGACGTCCGGCTGGAGCACGCCCCCGGGCTGCCGCTGGGCGCCGCCGACCTGTCCGTGCAGCCGGAGGCGGTGGCGGTGCTGTCCGAGGCCCTGCGCGCGCACGGCTGGCACCTGCCGTAG
- the cmk gene encoding (d)CMP kinase: MTGLVVAMDGPSGSGKSSASRGVARALGLRYLDTGAMYRAITWWMLERGVDLTDPAAIAARALDPVLSMGTDPDAPSVAVDGADAALAIRTSEVTAAVSAVSSVPEVRRRLVAEQREVIGLGGIVVEGRDIGTVVTPDAPVKVYLTASADARALRRTAELTGTTVEAQKAAMARRDTLDSTRKTDPLAMAADAVELDTTALNLEEVIAEVLRMIKEKA; this comes from the coding sequence GTGACCGGACTGGTCGTCGCCATGGACGGTCCTTCGGGGTCGGGCAAGTCGAGCGCGTCGCGCGGTGTCGCGCGGGCGCTGGGGCTGCGTTATCTCGACACCGGAGCGATGTACCGGGCGATCACCTGGTGGATGCTGGAGCGAGGGGTCGACCTCACCGATCCGGCGGCGATCGCGGCCAGGGCCCTGGACCCGGTCCTCTCGATGGGCACCGATCCGGATGCCCCGTCGGTGGCCGTGGACGGCGCCGACGCCGCCCTGGCCATCCGGACCTCCGAGGTCACCGCCGCCGTCTCCGCGGTCAGCTCCGTGCCCGAGGTGCGGCGCCGGCTGGTGGCCGAGCAGCGGGAGGTCATCGGCCTGGGCGGCATCGTCGTCGAGGGCCGCGACATCGGCACGGTGGTGACGCCCGACGCTCCGGTCAAGGTCTACCTGACCGCGAGCGCGGACGCCCGTGCGCTCCGCCGTACGGCAGAGCTCACCGGGACCACGGTGGAGGCGCAGAAGGCCGCGATGGCCCGGCGCGACACCTTGGACTCGACGCGGAAGACAGATCCGCTCGCAATGGCGGCCGACGCCGTCGAACTGGACACCACGGCGCTGAACCTGGAAGAGGTCATCGCCGAGGTGCTACGCATGATTAAGGAAAAGGCGTGA
- the der gene encoding ribosome biogenesis GTPase Der, whose protein sequence is MTGEEDSGWIEAELADLGTEDSSEEAGQDSGPQPVVAVVGRPNVGKSTLVNRIIGRREAVVEDVPGVTRDRVTYDATWRGRRFTVVDTGGWDPDATGMALKIAEQAQVAAELADVILFVVDAVVGVTDADEIVGHVLRGSGKPVILAANKVDNQQMELEAAGLWALGLGEPQPVSALHGRSSGDLLDVILDKLPETPQQRFGVERGPRRVALVGKPNVGKSSLLNKLAGEERVLVDPMAGTTRDPVDELIQLGGKTWRFVDTAGIRRRDRELKGADFYASMRTRGALERSEIAVVLIDASDVLTEQDLRIISLVIESGRAMVVAFNKWDLLDEDRRYYLEKEIDRQLVRVPWALRVNISAKTGWHVERLVPAIEKALDSWSTRVPTARLNAFLTDLVAATPPPVRGGKQPKILFATQASTEPPKFVLFTSGFLEETYRRFIERRIREEFGFAGSPLEVTMKIRDKRGAQKKK, encoded by the coding sequence GTGACCGGGGAAGAAGACAGCGGCTGGATCGAGGCTGAGCTGGCCGATCTGGGTACCGAAGACAGCTCTGAGGAAGCGGGCCAGGACTCCGGCCCGCAGCCGGTCGTGGCCGTGGTGGGCCGCCCCAACGTGGGCAAGTCCACGCTGGTCAACCGGATCATCGGCCGCCGCGAGGCGGTCGTGGAGGACGTGCCGGGCGTGACCCGTGACCGGGTCACCTACGACGCCACCTGGCGTGGCCGCCGGTTCACGGTGGTCGACACCGGTGGCTGGGATCCCGACGCGACCGGCATGGCACTGAAGATCGCCGAGCAGGCGCAGGTCGCGGCCGAGCTGGCCGACGTGATCCTGTTCGTGGTGGACGCCGTGGTGGGAGTGACCGACGCCGACGAGATCGTCGGCCACGTGCTGCGCGGTTCCGGCAAGCCGGTCATCCTGGCCGCCAACAAGGTCGACAACCAGCAGATGGAGCTGGAGGCCGCCGGTCTCTGGGCTCTCGGCCTGGGGGAGCCGCAGCCGGTCTCGGCCCTGCACGGCCGTTCCAGCGGCGACCTGCTGGACGTGATCCTGGACAAGCTGCCGGAGACGCCGCAGCAGCGTTTCGGCGTCGAGCGCGGCCCGCGCCGGGTGGCCCTGGTGGGCAAGCCCAACGTGGGCAAGTCCTCGCTGCTGAACAAGCTGGCGGGCGAGGAGCGCGTGCTGGTCGACCCGATGGCGGGGACCACCCGTGACCCGGTCGACGAGCTGATCCAGCTCGGTGGCAAGACCTGGCGCTTCGTGGACACCGCCGGCATCCGCCGGCGCGACCGCGAGCTGAAGGGCGCCGACTTCTACGCGAGCATGCGCACCCGGGGCGCCCTGGAGCGCTCGGAGATCGCGGTCGTGCTCATCGACGCCAGCGACGTGCTGACCGAGCAGGACCTGCGGATCATCTCCCTGGTGATCGAGTCGGGCCGTGCCATGGTCGTGGCGTTCAACAAGTGGGACCTCCTCGACGAGGACCGCCGCTACTACCTGGAGAAGGAGATCGACCGCCAGCTCGTCCGCGTGCCGTGGGCGCTGCGCGTCAACATCTCCGCCAAGACCGGCTGGCACGTGGAGAGGCTCGTCCCGGCCATCGAGAAGGCGCTGGACTCCTGGTCCACCCGGGTCCCCACGGCCCGTCTCAACGCCTTCCTCACCGACCTGGTCGCGGCCACCCCGCCCCCGGTCCGTGGCGGCAAGCAGCCCAAGATCCTCTTCGCCACCCAGGCGTCGACGGAGCCGCCCAAGTTCGTGCTGTTCACCTCGGGCTTCCTTGAGGAGACCTATCGCCGCTTCATCGAGCGCCGGATCCGCGAGGAGTTCGGCTTCGCGGGCTCTCCGCTGGAGGTCACGATGAAGATCCGTGACAAGCGGGGTGCTCAGAAGAAGAAGTGA
- a CDS encoding DUF5999 family protein, which translates to MCQHQPLCPPASAPDREAASLVAFHPEQGWGLLCNGVVVFEDTGELLPDGSSVSARRDLCEHVA; encoded by the coding sequence ATGTGTCAGCACCAACCCCTGTGTCCTCCCGCGAGTGCTCCGGATCGCGAGGCCGCGTCACTCGTGGCCTTCCACCCCGAGCAGGGATGGGGGTTGCTCTGCAACGGCGTGGTGGTCTTCGAGGACACCGGTGAGCTCCTGCCCGACGGAAGCAGCGTCTCCGCCCGCCGCGACCTCTGCGAGCACGTGGCATGA
- a CDS encoding ATP-binding protein: protein MNRYARFRHRLRTTVLQLGERVARPPEEPPAPEASWSLPPEPFSVPRARRLVRARLTEWGLEEQSEVAELLVSELVTNALDHARGAIRLTLCCQDGLLRCEVEDAHPVAPRMRRAGEDDENGRGLYMLDLLSCCWGSDRTPAGKVVWFELPVDALSEDCVA from the coding sequence GTGAACCGTTACGCGCGCTTCCGGCACCGGCTCAGGACCACCGTTCTCCAGCTCGGTGAACGTGTGGCCCGCCCGCCGGAGGAGCCCCCTGCCCCGGAGGCCTCCTGGTCGCTCCCGCCCGAGCCGTTCTCCGTGCCCAGGGCGCGGCGGCTGGTCCGCGCCCGGCTGACCGAGTGGGGGCTGGAGGAGCAGAGCGAGGTCGCCGAACTGCTCGTCAGCGAGCTGGTCACCAACGCGCTGGACCACGCGAGGGGGGCGATCCGGCTCACCCTCTGCTGCCAGGACGGCCTGCTGCGCTGCGAGGTCGAGGACGCCCATCCCGTGGCGCCTCGCATGCGCCGTGCCGGCGAGGACGACGAGAACGGGCGCGGGCTGTACATGCTCGACCTGCTGTCCTGCTGCTGGGGCAGCGACCGCACGCCGGCGGGCAAAGTGGTCTGGTTCGAGCTGCCCGTCGACGCCCTCTCCGAGGACTGCGTCGCCTGA